A portion of the Stigmatella aurantiaca DW4/3-1 genome contains these proteins:
- a CDS encoding methyltransferase has product MSGQAASPRALLHLLYNSARALDVVQTAREMGLLEALEKGPVTLGELSTRHGLVPGRLYKFLDCLESLGLVQREQTTDAIVEARYTAAPGLSAAAEAVVGPHSLERDREKYNWGALYGHLPEVLRGERSMPRESFDWPPSTPEQVAGFEASMAAGLGPILEVFRTHGGKLWRPGQKLLEVGGGDGTLAARLLEEHAGLAVDVYNLPSTEGLVTHTREKHALGGRLGFVGGDFLREPLPRGYDAISFVRVLHDWPAETARALMKAAHAALPPGGRLLICEEFRTPERLAAQFFWSYFLMGVDSCVSRLREVQFYLKALTDLGFQQPEVLPGPFELVAATKA; this is encoded by the coding sequence ATGAGTGGGCAAGCCGCTTCGCCGCGTGCGCTCCTGCACCTGCTGTACAACAGCGCGCGCGCCCTCGACGTGGTGCAGACGGCGCGCGAGATGGGGCTGCTGGAGGCGCTGGAGAAGGGCCCGGTGACGCTGGGCGAGTTGAGCACGCGCCACGGCCTGGTGCCCGGGCGGCTCTACAAGTTCCTCGACTGTCTGGAGAGCCTGGGGCTGGTGCAGCGCGAACAGACCACGGACGCGATCGTGGAGGCGCGCTACACGGCGGCCCCGGGCCTGAGCGCGGCGGCGGAAGCCGTGGTGGGCCCCCACTCGCTGGAGCGGGACCGGGAGAAGTACAACTGGGGCGCGCTGTACGGCCACTTGCCCGAGGTGCTGCGCGGCGAGCGCAGCATGCCGCGCGAGTCCTTCGATTGGCCCCCGAGCACCCCGGAGCAGGTGGCGGGCTTCGAGGCCAGCATGGCCGCGGGGCTGGGCCCCATCCTCGAGGTGTTCCGCACCCACGGCGGCAAGCTGTGGCGGCCCGGCCAGAAGCTGCTGGAGGTGGGCGGCGGGGATGGGACGCTGGCGGCGCGCCTGCTGGAAGAGCACGCCGGGCTCGCCGTGGACGTCTACAACCTGCCCTCCACGGAGGGGCTCGTCACCCATACGCGCGAGAAGCACGCGCTGGGCGGGCGCCTGGGCTTCGTGGGCGGAGACTTCCTGCGCGAGCCGCTGCCGCGCGGCTACGACGCCATCTCCTTCGTGCGCGTGCTGCATGACTGGCCCGCGGAGACGGCGCGCGCGCTGATGAAGGCCGCGCACGCGGCGCTGCCCCCGGGGGGCCGCCTCCTCATCTGCGAGGAGTTCCGCACCCCGGAGCGCCTGGCGGCCCAGTTCTTCTGGTCCTACTTCCTCATGGGCGTGGACAGCTGCGTGAGCCGGCTGCGCGAGGTGCAGTTCTACCTCAAGGCGCTCACGGACCTGGGCTTCCAGCAGCCCGAGGTGCTCCCCGGGCCGTTCGAGCTCGTCGCCGCGACCAAGGCCTGA
- a CDS encoding cytochrome c3 family protein — MRGTTAPTAAKGTAPAMGGSTLGVLLVALLASAGCGGHEAMGEGLGDGFGTGFEETSSGSPEAWATGAQALSEGTAPRSSPQTALGVALEVEDGVAMPLRVRAGQTVYINQIDIRSSVAASKDEGLAGLVRMGDFAGLGWLGVKQVEQEFELLGSAEGYKRRRFYRNAAWMNLPSAFFVEPVDEYGRLTGLPIVLNAGQNDQRKDSDDFFVRRFRAIQWTYDCPALENCAGASNYLEEALLELRNARTQARQKTLALNSRTKALRLRWTLRPFSAYTIPVEQVAQPAYDYGFSMDVSPVTPPLKDGTYAPGTDIRFRLTLKDGSGKRLHPVGWLPAYNDVIFGENEAGIQYYRAFFDPTATYYRRKHRERMLIAQIMGPAQRIQPIRSIIDMEAFLAPETDVQTISTAARDGVYSQFRTFPPANQLFGGAFDPMHVGWAAPVSDTWSFQLPPNAEPGTYLVTVKGRRVYLGEDIPYSKTIEIQVGTQLKTQPVLTTGPCNTCHSEGGELNTVLHGNDNRAACAACHAPLGFELEGPVFVRVHFIHSRSERIGAPMAQCSKCHLTPESVRRTSKAACLSCHTSYPKSHEQQFGPITSMYVGGGRESFQQCTSTCHTTHPQSGL, encoded by the coding sequence ATGCGTGGAACGACGGCACCGACGGCGGCGAAGGGCACTGCTCCTGCAATGGGGGGCTCCACGCTGGGTGTGCTCCTGGTGGCACTGCTGGCAAGCGCCGGTTGCGGCGGGCACGAGGCGATGGGCGAGGGGCTGGGAGATGGGTTCGGAACTGGGTTCGAAGAGACCTCCTCCGGTTCCCCCGAGGCGTGGGCCACCGGGGCGCAGGCCCTCTCGGAGGGCACCGCGCCCCGCTCCTCCCCGCAGACGGCCCTCGGGGTGGCGCTGGAGGTGGAGGATGGGGTGGCCATGCCGCTGCGCGTGCGCGCGGGGCAGACCGTCTACATCAACCAGATCGACATCCGCTCCAGCGTGGCCGCCTCGAAGGACGAGGGGCTCGCGGGGCTGGTGCGCATGGGCGACTTCGCGGGGCTGGGCTGGCTGGGCGTGAAGCAGGTGGAGCAGGAGTTCGAGCTTCTGGGCAGCGCGGAGGGCTACAAGCGCCGGCGCTTCTACCGGAACGCCGCGTGGATGAACCTGCCGAGCGCCTTCTTCGTGGAGCCGGTGGACGAGTACGGCCGGCTCACCGGGCTGCCCATCGTCCTAAACGCGGGCCAGAACGACCAGCGCAAGGACAGCGACGACTTCTTCGTGCGCCGCTTCCGCGCCATTCAGTGGACGTATGACTGCCCGGCGCTCGAGAACTGCGCCGGGGCGTCCAACTACCTGGAGGAGGCGCTGCTGGAGCTGCGCAACGCCCGCACGCAGGCCAGGCAGAAGACCCTGGCGCTCAATTCCCGCACCAAGGCCCTGCGCCTGCGCTGGACGCTGCGCCCCTTTTCCGCGTACACCATCCCCGTGGAGCAAGTGGCCCAGCCGGCGTACGACTACGGCTTCTCCATGGACGTGTCGCCCGTGACGCCACCCCTCAAGGATGGCACCTACGCGCCTGGCACGGACATCCGCTTCCGGCTCACCCTGAAGGATGGTTCTGGCAAACGGCTCCACCCAGTGGGTTGGCTTCCGGCCTACAATGATGTCATCTTTGGCGAGAACGAGGCGGGCATTCAGTACTACCGTGCCTTCTTCGACCCGACCGCGACGTATTACCGGAGGAAGCACCGCGAACGCATGCTGATCGCGCAGATCATGGGACCGGCGCAGCGCATCCAGCCCATCCGCTCCATCATCGATATGGAGGCGTTCCTCGCCCCCGAGACCGACGTGCAGACCATCAGCACGGCCGCCCGGGACGGCGTCTACTCTCAGTTCAGGACCTTCCCTCCCGCCAACCAGCTGTTCGGCGGCGCGTTCGATCCGATGCACGTGGGCTGGGCCGCCCCGGTGAGCGACACCTGGAGCTTCCAGCTTCCCCCCAACGCCGAGCCCGGCACCTACCTGGTCACCGTCAAGGGGCGCCGTGTATACCTGGGGGAGGACATTCCCTACAGCAAGACGATCGAAATCCAGGTGGGCACCCAGCTGAAAACCCAGCCGGTGCTGACCACGGGCCCGTGCAACACCTGCCACAGCGAGGGCGGGGAGCTGAACACGGTGCTGCACGGCAACGACAACCGCGCCGCGTGCGCGGCGTGCCATGCGCCCCTGGGCTTCGAGCTCGAGGGGCCCGTCTTCGTCCGCGTGCACTTCATCCACAGCCGCTCGGAGCGGATTGGCGCGCCCATGGCGCAGTGCAGCAAATGCCACTTGACGCCGGAGAGCGTGCGGCGCACCAGCAAGGCGGCGTGCCTTTCCTGCCACACGAGCTATCCCAAGAGCCACGAGCAGCAGTTTGGGCCCATTACGAGCATGTATGTGGGCGGTGGCCGCGAGTCCTTCCAGCAGTGTACCAGTACCTGCCACACTACACACCCGCAGAGCGGCCTCTAG
- a CDS encoding aminotransferase class V-fold PLP-dependent enzyme, with product MTGKSLSALRAEFPLLQTCTYLNSNSTGAFPRGMEAVLQRYSRTLQEWRDEVWEGWWADWHAYADAVARFIGGPPGSVVTDGNLTTLMGRLATCFDFQGERRRVVMTSLEFPTVPFLWSGFGRYGAEPVVVPSEGGRVNEEQLCAAIDERTRVVSLCHASFATGALIDLTPVVRRAHAVGAQVVVDAYQSVGAVPIDVQALGVDFLLGGAHKWMCGSVESAFLYIRPELLPSLRPAATGWMAAENPLTFEPARDWAPSARRLASGTPAVLPSQLSQVGLDLLNAAGIQTIREHSLRCTARVMARADEAGLPVVTPRADAQRGGVVTMRFAGDAQVARRLVAGGFVCSYRGGLRVAPHFYNTLDEVDRFMDQLVAEARKEAA from the coding sequence ATGACCGGCAAGAGCCTCTCGGCCCTGCGCGCCGAGTTTCCGCTGCTCCAGACGTGCACCTACCTCAACAGCAACTCCACGGGGGCCTTCCCCCGGGGCATGGAGGCGGTGCTCCAGCGCTACTCGCGCACCCTCCAGGAGTGGCGCGACGAGGTGTGGGAGGGCTGGTGGGCCGACTGGCACGCCTATGCGGACGCGGTGGCGCGCTTCATCGGCGGGCCCCCGGGCTCCGTGGTGACCGACGGCAACCTCACCACCCTCATGGGGCGGCTGGCCACGTGCTTCGACTTCCAGGGGGAGCGGCGCCGCGTGGTGATGACCTCCCTGGAGTTTCCCACCGTGCCCTTCCTCTGGAGCGGCTTTGGCCGGTACGGCGCGGAGCCGGTGGTGGTGCCCTCCGAGGGGGGCCGCGTGAACGAGGAGCAGCTGTGCGCCGCCATCGACGAGCGCACGCGCGTGGTGAGCCTCTGCCACGCCAGCTTCGCCACGGGCGCGCTCATCGACCTGACGCCGGTGGTGCGGCGCGCGCACGCGGTGGGCGCCCAGGTGGTGGTGGATGCCTACCAGTCCGTGGGCGCCGTGCCCATCGACGTGCAGGCGCTCGGCGTGGACTTTCTGCTGGGGGGCGCGCACAAGTGGATGTGCGGCTCGGTGGAGAGCGCCTTCCTGTACATCCGCCCCGAGCTGCTGCCCTCGCTGAGGCCCGCGGCCACCGGGTGGATGGCGGCGGAGAACCCGCTCACCTTCGAGCCGGCGCGGGACTGGGCCCCCAGCGCGCGGCGGCTGGCCAGCGGCACGCCGGCGGTGCTGCCCTCGCAGCTGTCTCAGGTGGGGTTGGATTTGCTGAACGCGGCGGGCATCCAGACCATCCGCGAGCACTCGCTGCGGTGCACCGCGCGGGTGATGGCACGCGCGGACGAGGCGGGCCTTCCGGTGGTGACGCCGCGCGCGGATGCCCAGCGCGGCGGGGTGGTGACGATGCGCTTTGCCGGGGATGCCCAGGTGGCGCGCCGGTTGGTGGCGGGCGGCTTCGTGTGCAGCTACCGCGGTGGGCTGCGGGTGGCCCCGCATTTCTACAACACGCTGGATGAGGTGGACCGATTCATGGATCAGCTCGTGGCCGAGGCCCGGAAGGAGGCGGCATGA
- a CDS encoding FIST signal transduction protein: MAQVKMQTARTTLKEPVAAAEDLFKQLGGIVPKLVMMYASRERDQVALNRAVRERLPKGCRLVGSTTGGELDNTGIYYGSVVLGALWGDFDVGIGLGTGLTNDAVSSGGAAIKRACEELGVRQGDLDPRKYVGLVIDDGFRYKKEELLLGILEKNQTLVLVGGGASDDNRDPAKQSALLHVDGEVATDAVLVALFRTNAPWGALRSHWYIPTNERMTITKVDETHTRALEIDNKPAVLRYAEMLGVEPTDLEFGTPKGFAVRPTALKVGREYFIRTPWKPILEDNSILFANLLEEGSELELMKLGDMAGMTKQFFAEEMPRRVQNPQAALLFHCGGRMWYAHATGKVPELAETLRSAPTAAGMNVHFEIYSGFHINTTLTVLAFGSN; the protein is encoded by the coding sequence ATGGCGCAAGTGAAGATGCAGACGGCTCGAACCACCCTGAAGGAGCCAGTCGCAGCCGCGGAGGACTTGTTCAAACAGCTTGGGGGCATCGTGCCCAAGCTGGTGATGATGTACGCCTCGCGGGAGCGGGATCAGGTGGCCCTCAACCGCGCGGTGCGCGAGCGGCTGCCCAAGGGCTGCCGCCTGGTGGGCTCCACCACCGGCGGCGAGCTGGACAACACCGGCATCTACTACGGCAGCGTGGTGCTCGGCGCGCTCTGGGGCGACTTCGACGTGGGCATCGGCCTGGGCACCGGCCTCACCAACGACGCGGTCTCCTCCGGGGGCGCCGCCATCAAGCGCGCGTGCGAGGAGCTGGGCGTGCGCCAGGGCGACCTGGATCCACGCAAGTACGTGGGCCTCGTGATTGACGACGGCTTCCGCTACAAGAAGGAGGAGCTGCTGCTGGGCATCCTCGAGAAGAACCAGACGCTGGTGCTCGTGGGCGGCGGCGCCAGCGACGACAACCGCGATCCGGCCAAGCAGTCCGCGCTCTTGCACGTGGATGGGGAGGTGGCCACCGACGCGGTGCTCGTGGCCCTGTTCCGCACCAACGCCCCGTGGGGCGCGCTGCGCTCGCACTGGTACATCCCCACCAACGAGCGGATGACCATCACCAAGGTGGACGAGACGCACACCCGGGCCCTGGAGATCGACAACAAGCCGGCCGTGCTGCGCTACGCCGAGATGCTCGGCGTGGAGCCGACCGACCTGGAGTTCGGCACCCCGAAGGGCTTCGCCGTGCGCCCCACCGCCCTCAAGGTGGGCCGCGAGTACTTCATCCGCACCCCCTGGAAGCCCATCCTCGAGGACAACTCCATCCTCTTCGCCAACCTCCTAGAGGAGGGCAGCGAGCTGGAACTGATGAAGTTGGGTGACATGGCCGGCATGACCAAGCAGTTCTTCGCCGAGGAAATGCCGCGCCGCGTCCAAAACCCCCAGGCCGCCCTCCTGTTCCACTGCGGTGGGCGCATGTGGTACGCGCACGCCACAGGTAAGGTCCCCGAGCTGGCCGAGACCTTGCGTTCGGCCCCCACGGCGGCTGGAATGAATGTGCACTTCGAGATCTACTCGGGGTTCCACATCAACACCACGCTGACCGTCTTGGCGTTCGGATCCAATTAG
- a CDS encoding response regulator — protein MSPLSSAQAEGSTPRILLLTSDRETEQIQNALNQASVKVQVERVTTPEALLPSFARPWALAVIGSESPLSLAQLRQARRDASVYFPFVVLAKKWTDEAFKAAIEAGASDFLTEEQLGRLAMILARELRSSVTFADEKHVPIDVLLDNLPFIVFVKDAKDLRLKLVNQTFAERFRTTKQWLLGKLDHDYFPPEQATAFMADDREVVNTGKMKTFDEVARVVDTDRLFGTRKVPITNAQGEVLYVMGIAEDVTERRKSEEVLRASKSELEAANLKLAESLEELKRSRAVSARSLASYQQRALQMEIIRQQNEDLDRLATDLAISKRNEEERAREAEGAARLKSEFLANFSHEIRTPLNGIIGYCDLLMREEGSRLTAHGRRDLNVVKTNAKTLLALINDILDLSKIEAGRVEVVVERVDGQELAEECLATVREYVKGRDVELTLHVDERARYLNTDALKLRQVMLNLLSNAAKFTESGEVSLGLRADGNELVMTVEDTGVGMPADQLPFIFEKFRQVDGSTTRKVGGTGLGLAIVRELSKVLGGNVTVSSVLGRGSTFTVRLAGVLEGESQGAPAPELEKMVSVEEVAAQLAPLAVGSTVLVVDDDPLMQQLVAGQLEPAGFKVVAAEDGVNALRLAREVKPQAIILDIHLPRLDGWSVLSQLKSEPTLSGIPVILVSVEEQRARGYSLGACEYLVKPVEPDHLVEVVTRTLGTAALASGEVLVVDDDASTRELVSRSLRRAGFSTSEAHSGEDALLKARVSPPVLVVLDLMMPNLDGFEVLRRLRSDKLNMPVVVLTGKTLSAQEQATLRDGFIAFVRKGGHALEDVIGQAKTLLLQQRATATGRIPRILYVEDNPQNRDIVRRYLGGTYELLEAEDGEHGLERVQRETPDLVLMDLSLPRVDGWEATRRLRALPAAISKVPVIAVTAHAGREYQDKAMAAGCDAYLTKPLDREQLLDTIRKHLGKNHA, from the coding sequence ATGAGCCCACTTTCCTCCGCGCAGGCCGAAGGATCGACCCCTCGCATTCTCCTCCTCACCAGCGACCGCGAGACCGAACAGATTCAGAACGCACTGAACCAGGCTTCCGTCAAGGTTCAGGTGGAACGCGTCACCACGCCCGAAGCCCTTCTCCCGTCGTTCGCGCGCCCCTGGGCGCTGGCGGTGATCGGCTCGGAATCTCCGCTCTCGCTGGCGCAGCTGCGGCAAGCCCGCCGGGACGCGAGCGTCTACTTTCCCTTCGTGGTGCTCGCCAAGAAGTGGACGGACGAGGCGTTCAAGGCCGCCATCGAAGCCGGGGCCTCGGACTTCTTGACCGAAGAGCAGCTCGGGCGGCTGGCCATGATTCTGGCCCGCGAGCTGCGCTCCTCGGTCACGTTCGCGGACGAAAAGCACGTGCCCATCGACGTGCTGCTGGACAACCTTCCCTTCATCGTCTTCGTGAAGGACGCGAAGGACCTGCGGCTCAAGCTGGTCAACCAGACGTTCGCCGAGCGCTTCCGGACCACGAAGCAGTGGCTCCTGGGCAAGCTCGACCACGACTACTTCCCGCCGGAGCAGGCCACGGCCTTCATGGCCGATGACCGGGAGGTGGTCAACACCGGGAAGATGAAGACGTTCGACGAGGTGGCGCGCGTCGTCGACACGGACCGGCTGTTCGGCACGCGCAAGGTGCCCATCACCAACGCCCAGGGCGAAGTGCTCTACGTCATGGGCATCGCGGAGGATGTCACCGAGCGCCGCAAGAGCGAGGAGGTGCTGCGCGCCTCGAAGTCGGAGCTGGAGGCGGCCAACCTCAAGCTCGCCGAGAGCCTCGAGGAGCTCAAGCGCTCGCGCGCCGTGTCCGCGCGCTCGCTGGCCAGCTACCAGCAGCGCGCGTTGCAGATGGAGATCATCCGTCAGCAGAACGAGGACCTGGACCGGCTCGCCACGGACCTGGCCATCTCCAAGCGCAACGAGGAGGAGCGCGCCCGCGAGGCCGAAGGGGCCGCGCGGCTCAAGAGCGAGTTTTTGGCCAACTTCAGCCATGAAATCCGCACGCCGCTCAACGGCATCATCGGCTACTGCGACCTGCTGATGCGCGAGGAGGGCAGCCGCCTCACCGCGCACGGCCGGCGCGACCTGAACGTCGTCAAGACGAACGCCAAGACGCTGCTGGCGCTCATCAACGACATCCTCGACCTGTCGAAGATCGAGGCGGGCCGCGTGGAGGTCGTCGTCGAGCGTGTGGATGGGCAGGAGCTGGCCGAGGAGTGCCTCGCCACGGTGCGCGAGTACGTCAAGGGCCGCGACGTGGAGCTCACGCTGCACGTGGACGAGCGCGCGCGCTACCTGAACACGGACGCGCTGAAGCTGCGCCAGGTGATGCTCAACCTCTTGAGCAACGCCGCCAAGTTCACCGAGTCCGGCGAGGTGTCCCTGGGGCTGCGCGCCGACGGCAACGAGCTGGTGATGACGGTGGAGGACACCGGCGTGGGCATGCCGGCCGATCAGCTCCCGTTCATCTTCGAGAAGTTCCGCCAGGTGGACGGCTCCACCACGCGCAAGGTCGGCGGCACCGGCCTGGGTCTGGCCATCGTGCGCGAGCTGAGCAAGGTGCTCGGCGGCAACGTGACGGTCTCCAGCGTGCTGGGGCGCGGCTCCACCTTCACGGTGCGCCTGGCCGGCGTGCTGGAGGGAGAGTCGCAGGGAGCGCCCGCCCCCGAGCTGGAGAAGATGGTGTCCGTGGAAGAGGTCGCCGCGCAGCTGGCGCCCCTGGCCGTGGGCAGCACCGTGCTGGTGGTGGACGACGATCCGCTCATGCAGCAGCTCGTCGCGGGCCAGCTGGAGCCCGCGGGCTTCAAGGTGGTGGCGGCCGAGGACGGCGTGAACGCGCTGCGGCTGGCGCGCGAGGTGAAGCCCCAGGCCATCATCCTGGACATCCACCTGCCCCGGCTCGACGGCTGGAGCGTGCTCAGCCAGCTCAAGAGCGAGCCCACGCTGTCGGGCATCCCCGTCATCCTCGTGTCCGTGGAGGAGCAGCGCGCCCGCGGCTACTCCCTGGGCGCGTGTGAGTACCTGGTCAAGCCCGTGGAGCCCGACCACCTGGTGGAGGTGGTGACGCGCACGCTGGGCACCGCGGCCCTGGCCAGCGGCGAGGTGCTGGTGGTGGACGACGACGCCAGCACGCGCGAGCTCGTCAGCCGCAGCCTGCGGCGCGCCGGGTTCTCCACCAGCGAGGCCCACAGCGGTGAGGATGCGCTGCTCAAGGCGCGCGTGTCCCCGCCGGTGCTCGTGGTGCTCGACCTGATGATGCCCAACCTCGATGGCTTCGAGGTGCTGCGGCGCCTGCGCTCGGACAAGCTGAACATGCCGGTGGTGGTGCTCACCGGCAAGACGCTCTCCGCCCAGGAGCAGGCCACGCTGCGCGACGGCTTCATCGCCTTCGTGCGCAAGGGCGGCCACGCGCTCGAGGACGTCATCGGCCAGGCCAAGACGCTGCTGCTCCAGCAGCGCGCCACCGCCACCGGCCGCATCCCGCGCATCCTCTACGTGGAGGACAACCCCCAGAACCGCGACATCGTCCGGCGCTACCTCGGTGGCACCTACGAGCTGCTCGAGGCCGAGGACGGGGAGCATGGCCTGGAGCGCGTGCAGCGCGAGACGCCCGACCTGGTGCTGATGGATCTGTCCCTGCCCCGCGTGGACGGGTGGGAGGCCACCCGGCGCCTGCGCGCGCTGCCGGCGGCCATCTCCAAGGTCCCCGTCATCGCCGTCACCGCCCACGCGGGCCGCGAGTACCAGGACAAGGCCATGGCGGCCGGTTGCGACGCCTACCTCACCAAGCCCCTGGACCGCGAGCAGCTGCTCGACACCATCCGGAAGCACCTGGGGAAGAACCATGCCTGA
- a CDS encoding response regulator transcription factor yields MAVGSIKVGILEDQQVFLESLVSICENAGFEVVATGSTLEDFMASTRQHPPDVALVDLRLERVQDAVVTDGVRAVELLHDFFPAVKPLVLSGSHDTEVMERCFRAGAAGYLCKLKVTCVELVDAVTRVAQGESMRPLDLFSARVEVSEAVDATGVRLLTPRQFEVLRYISTGADNLKIAACLNITERTVKAHITSIYQKLKVENRTQMAMLACQLGLERPAFD; encoded by the coding sequence ATGGCTGTTGGTTCCATCAAGGTGGGGATCCTCGAGGATCAGCAAGTCTTTCTGGAGAGCCTCGTGTCCATCTGCGAGAACGCGGGCTTCGAGGTGGTCGCCACGGGCTCCACCCTCGAGGACTTCATGGCCAGCACCCGCCAGCACCCGCCGGACGTGGCCCTCGTGGATTTGAGGCTGGAGCGCGTCCAGGACGCGGTTGTGACGGATGGCGTCCGAGCCGTGGAACTGTTGCATGACTTTTTTCCGGCCGTAAAACCTCTCGTGCTGTCCGGAAGCCATGACACGGAGGTGATGGAGCGGTGTTTCCGGGCGGGGGCCGCGGGTTACCTGTGCAAGCTGAAGGTGACGTGCGTGGAACTGGTGGATGCCGTGACGCGGGTGGCGCAAGGCGAGAGCATGCGTCCGCTGGACTTGTTCTCGGCCCGTGTCGAGGTGAGCGAGGCCGTGGATGCCACGGGCGTCCGGCTGCTCACGCCCCGACAGTTCGAGGTCTTGCGTTACATCTCCACGGGCGCGGACAACTTGAAAATCGCCGCCTGTCTCAACATCACCGAGCGCACGGTGAAGGCGCACATCACCAGCATCTACCAGAAGCTCAAGGTGGAGAACCGCACGCAGATGGCGATGCTGGCATGCCAGCTCGGCCTGGAACGCCCTGCCTTCGATTGA
- a CDS encoding response regulator, translating into MPEGKLRVLVVDDDPDLLDLVARSLSAHGIEVETHPSALGVSNRVRDTVPDVVLIDVNFPALKGDKVVSLARVSAPRDTRFILYSASDEAQLRSLALSSGADGYLSKSVQGAELARKIHSFRLQPRPAVVPV; encoded by the coding sequence ATGCCTGAAGGGAAGTTGCGCGTCCTGGTCGTGGATGATGATCCCGACCTGCTGGATCTGGTGGCGCGCTCGTTGAGCGCCCATGGCATCGAGGTGGAAACCCACCCCTCGGCCCTGGGCGTCTCCAACCGCGTCCGGGACACCGTCCCGGACGTGGTGCTCATCGATGTGAACTTCCCTGCCCTCAAGGGCGACAAGGTGGTGTCCCTGGCGCGGGTGAGTGCGCCGCGGGACACCCGCTTCATCCTTTATTCGGCCTCCGATGAGGCCCAGCTGCGCTCGCTGGCTCTGTCCTCGGGCGCGGACGGTTACCTGTCCAAGAGTGTCCAGGGCGCCGAATTGGCGCGGAAGATCCATTCGTTCCGCCTCCAGCCGCGCCCCGCCGTCGTTCCTGTGTGA
- a CDS encoding tryptophan 2,3-dioxygenase family protein encodes MFNALLKKWVGKGELDYEVYLKTPTLLNLQTPSEQLVHHDELLFQLTHQAQELWLKLVSMEAVEVVAEMDGDLLWPATGRLERMLRAMRCLVAEMNILETMTPDTYQIIRRSLGNGSGQESPGYNALRLAADGLEAALERVLTRRQLRLLDVYKVGAYGAEDLKRVCEQLVDLDELFQNWLYTHYQMVRRIIGVDRSIKALDGLPTQVLAGRMTLPLFRKLWEVRVEMTNAWKRDGGYQPGVNRPADGTAPLGPPGVPPSAPPISPPPPPAVLPPPVTVAAVAPDQAPSDDPWSKPEPPTSRRGFGDPTTATPPPIPAAAPTSEDPWSRPEPPTSRRLPPAPAEEASSSPEADARLTRPPKAQGQF; translated from the coding sequence ATGTTCAACGCGCTGCTGAAGAAGTGGGTCGGCAAAGGAGAACTCGACTACGAGGTCTACCTGAAGACGCCGACGCTGCTGAATCTGCAGACGCCGTCCGAGCAGCTCGTCCACCATGACGAGCTGCTGTTCCAGCTGACGCACCAGGCGCAGGAGCTGTGGCTCAAGCTGGTCTCCATGGAGGCGGTCGAGGTCGTCGCGGAGATGGACGGCGATCTGCTCTGGCCCGCCACGGGACGGCTGGAGCGGATGCTGCGCGCCATGCGCTGCCTGGTGGCGGAGATGAACATCCTGGAGACGATGACTCCGGACACCTACCAGATCATCCGCCGCAGCCTCGGCAATGGCAGCGGGCAGGAGTCTCCGGGCTACAACGCGCTGCGGCTGGCGGCCGATGGGCTGGAGGCGGCGCTGGAGCGCGTGCTGACGCGGCGCCAACTGCGGCTGCTGGATGTGTACAAGGTCGGGGCCTACGGCGCCGAGGACCTCAAGCGCGTGTGCGAGCAGCTCGTGGACCTGGACGAGCTGTTCCAGAACTGGCTGTACACGCACTACCAGATGGTCCGCCGCATCATCGGCGTGGACCGGTCCATCAAGGCGCTGGACGGCCTGCCCACGCAGGTGCTCGCGGGCCGCATGACGCTGCCGCTCTTCCGCAAGCTGTGGGAGGTGCGCGTGGAGATGACCAACGCGTGGAAGCGCGACGGTGGGTACCAGCCCGGGGTGAACCGCCCCGCCGACGGCACCGCGCCGCTGGGCCCCCCGGGCGTGCCCCCGAGCGCGCCGCCCATCTCCCCGCCCCCGCCGCCCGCGGTGCTCCCACCGCCCGTGACGGTGGCCGCGGTGGCGCCGGATCAGGCCCCCTCGGATGATCCGTGGTCCAAGCCCGAGCCGCCCACCTCCCGCCGGGGCTTCGGGGATCCGACCACGGCGACGCCGCCGCCCATTCCGGCCGCGGCCCCTACCTCCGAAGACCCGTGGTCTCGGCCCGAGCCGCCCACCTCCCGCCGCCTCCCCCCCGCCCCCGCGGAAGAGGCCTCCAGCTCGCCGGAGGCCGACGCCCGGCTCACCCGCCCCCCGAAGGCCCAGGGACAGTTCTGA